One genomic segment of Corynebacterium durum includes these proteins:
- the pyrH gene encoding UMP kinase: MLKLGGEMFGGGGVGVDPDVVQNVARQIAEVAKSGTEVCVVIGGGNFFRGAQLQQRGMDRARSDYMGMLGTVMNCLALQDFLEQQGVDCRVQTAINMAQVSEPYLPLRAKRHLEKGRVVIFGAGMGMPYFSTDTTAAQRALEIDCEVLLMAKGVDGVFTDDPRVNADAEMFSEISHREVIEKGLKVADATAFSLCMDNDMPILVFNLLTDGNIARAVAGEHIGTLVRS, from the coding sequence ATGCTGAAGTTGGGTGGTGAGATGTTCGGCGGCGGGGGAGTTGGCGTTGATCCTGATGTAGTTCAGAATGTGGCTCGGCAGATTGCTGAGGTGGCCAAGAGCGGCACGGAAGTGTGTGTGGTCATCGGCGGCGGTAACTTCTTCCGCGGTGCGCAGTTGCAGCAGCGTGGGATGGATCGCGCGCGTTCGGACTACATGGGCATGCTCGGCACGGTGATGAACTGCCTGGCGTTGCAGGATTTCCTGGAACAGCAGGGCGTCGACTGCCGTGTGCAGACCGCCATCAACATGGCGCAGGTGTCGGAACCGTACCTGCCGTTGCGTGCGAAACGTCACCTAGAGAAGGGGCGTGTAGTAATTTTCGGCGCGGGTATGGGTATGCCGTACTTCTCTACGGATACCACCGCAGCGCAGCGCGCTTTGGAGATTGACTGTGAGGTGCTGCTCATGGCGAAGGGCGTGGACGGCGTGTTCACCGACGATCCTCGCGTCAATGCGGATGCGGAGATGTTCTCGGAAATCAGTCACCGCGAGGTGATCGAGAAGGGACTCAAGGTCGCGGACGCGACAGCATTTTCGTTGTGCATGGACAATGACATGCCAATTTTGGTGTTCAATCTGCTGACGGATGGCAATATTGCCCGGGCGGTTGCAGGGGAACACATCGGCACGCTCGTGCGTTCCTGA
- a CDS encoding CHAP domain-containing protein, with amino-acid sequence MAQSSSSSDLGSLSSNGSASKHQTDKTKTGQDSQTSVSSKSILKQNETLRVGQSLRSENGKFEAQMQEDGNLVIQGENKTVTWSTNVKKTGDFKELVMQQDGNLVLYIDHQAVWASHTETSNANCLTLTNEGALQVKKDESVVWDSSKSGDKADTKKDDKAPSQDAKKDDKSKDAQKTDAPKKDDKPKADAPKDDKPKADPPKNDQPKPEANPAEGKFKEFTDQTMGKPICNHGACECVALFNHYNEQILGHGFIQVGAAKDLHAAAPDANWEKLPASATPRKGDVAIWGHTWQYSPYGHVAVVESDAGDHLNVISQNPGATRQMPLPKTSLVGYLRPKL; translated from the coding sequence ATGGCTCAATCATCATCGTCAAGTGATCTAGGCTCACTCTCCTCAAACGGATCTGCAAGCAAGCATCAAACCGATAAGACCAAGACCGGGCAGGACTCACAGACCTCAGTCAGCAGCAAGAGCATTCTCAAGCAGAATGAAACGCTTCGTGTTGGCCAGTCACTCCGCTCAGAGAACGGCAAGTTTGAAGCTCAGATGCAGGAAGACGGTAACCTGGTCATCCAGGGAGAGAATAAGACCGTCACTTGGTCGACAAACGTCAAGAAGACTGGTGACTTCAAAGAGCTAGTCATGCAGCAAGATGGCAACCTAGTTCTCTACATTGACCATCAAGCTGTATGGGCATCGCACACCGAAACCTCCAACGCAAACTGCCTTACCTTGACCAATGAGGGTGCCCTCCAGGTCAAGAAAGATGAGAGCGTTGTATGGGATTCATCAAAGTCTGGTGATAAGGCCGACACCAAGAAAGACGACAAGGCACCAAGCCAAGACGCCAAGAAGGACGACAAGTCCAAGGACGCACAGAAAACTGATGCGCCTAAGAAGGACGACAAGCCAAAGGCCGACGCTCCGAAGGACGATAAACCGAAGGCTGACCCCCCGAAAAATGATCAGCCAAAGCCCGAGGCTAATCCAGCAGAAGGTAAGTTCAAGGAATTCACCGACCAGACCATGGGCAAGCCAATTTGTAACCATGGTGCCTGCGAGTGCGTTGCACTATTCAACCACTACAACGAGCAAATTCTTGGTCATGGATTCATCCAGGTGGGAGCCGCCAAAGATCTACATGCAGCTGCTCCCGATGCAAATTGGGAGAAGCTGCCAGCCAGCGCCACGCCCCGTAAAGGAGACGTAGCAATCTGGGGCCACACCTGGCAATACAGCCCTTACGGGCATGTAGCCGTTGTCGAAAGCGATGCCGGTGATCATCTCAACGTCATTTCGCAAAACCCAGGAGCAACTAGGCAGATGCCCCTTCCCAAGACCAGTTTGGTAGGATACCTGCGCCCCAAGCTGTAG
- the tsf gene encoding translation elongation factor Ts, with protein sequence MANYTAADVKKLREITGAGMLDCKKALAETDGDFDKAVEILRIKGAKDVGKRAERTAAEGLVAVSGNTIVEINSETDFVAKNSEFKEFAAKIAAAAAAVKANTVEELHNAEVEGKKAVDAIQELSAKIGEKLELRRAATLEGDKLAVYLHHRAADLPPAVGVLVTYTGEGDAAAEAAHGAAMQVAAMKATYLNREDVPAEVVEKERATQEKITREEGKPEAALPKIVEGRMNGFYKDVVLNEQASVADSKKTVKQVMDDAGVTLTGFVRFEVGQHN encoded by the coding sequence ATGGCGAACTACACCGCTGCAGACGTAAAGAAGCTCCGCGAGATCACCGGAGCTGGCATGCTCGACTGCAAAAAAGCTCTCGCAGAAACCGACGGTGACTTTGACAAGGCCGTAGAGATCCTGCGCATCAAGGGTGCCAAGGACGTCGGAAAGCGTGCCGAGCGCACCGCAGCCGAAGGTCTTGTTGCCGTGTCCGGTAACACCATTGTTGAAATCAACTCTGAAACCGACTTCGTGGCAAAGAACAGTGAATTCAAAGAGTTCGCTGCCAAGATTGCCGCCGCCGCAGCAGCCGTCAAAGCCAACACCGTTGAAGAGCTCCACAACGCTGAAGTAGAGGGCAAGAAAGCCGTCGATGCCATCCAGGAACTTTCCGCCAAGATTGGCGAGAAGCTGGAACTGCGCCGCGCAGCTACCCTCGAAGGCGACAAGCTGGCCGTCTACCTGCACCACCGCGCCGCCGACCTGCCCCCGGCAGTGGGCGTGCTGGTCACCTACACCGGTGAAGGTGACGCAGCCGCTGAGGCTGCTCATGGTGCCGCCATGCAGGTTGCTGCTATGAAAGCCACCTACCTCAACCGCGAAGATGTTCCTGCGGAAGTCGTTGAAAAAGAACGTGCCACCCAGGAAAAGATCACCCGCGAAGAGGGCAAGCCGGAAGCAGCTCTGCCGAAGATCGTGGAAGGCCGCATGAACGGCTTCTACAAAGATGTCGTGCTCAACGAGCAGGCATCTGTCGCTGACAGCAAGAAGACCGTCAAGCAGGTCATGGATGACGCAGGCGTCACCCTCACCGGCTTTGTGCGCTTCGAAGTTGGGCAGCACAACTAA
- the rpsB gene encoding 30S ribosomal protein S2: MAVVTMRELLDAGVHFGHQTRRWNPKMKRFIFTDRNGIYIIDLQQTLTYIDKAFEFVKETVAHGGTILFVGTKKQAQEAVKNEAERVGMPYVNHRWLGGMLTNFQTVSKSLSRMKELQAMDAAENGYEGRTKKEILMLTRERTKLERVLGGIADMSKIPSALWIIDTNKEHIAVSEAQKLNIPVVAILDTNCDPDVVDYPIPGNDDAIRSTGLLSRLISTAVAEGKKARSERELAAAKEAAGDAEKVEVAAKVEAAAEVVDAAADAEASAEADAATDTAAE, encoded by the coding sequence ATGGCAGTTGTAACCATGCGCGAGCTTCTCGATGCCGGTGTCCACTTTGGCCACCAGACCCGCCGCTGGAATCCGAAGATGAAGCGCTTCATCTTCACTGACCGCAACGGCATCTACATCATTGACCTGCAGCAGACCCTGACCTACATCGACAAAGCATTCGAGTTTGTCAAGGAAACCGTTGCACACGGTGGCACCATCCTCTTCGTTGGTACCAAAAAGCAAGCTCAGGAAGCAGTTAAAAACGAGGCTGAGCGCGTTGGCATGCCCTACGTCAACCACCGCTGGTTGGGCGGCATGCTCACCAACTTCCAGACCGTGTCCAAGAGCCTCAGCCGCATGAAGGAACTGCAGGCCATGGACGCAGCTGAAAACGGCTACGAAGGCCGCACCAAGAAGGAAATCCTCATGCTGACCCGCGAGCGCACCAAGCTGGAGCGCGTCCTCGGCGGCATCGCAGACATGTCCAAGATTCCTTCCGCTCTCTGGATCATTGACACCAACAAAGAGCACATCGCCGTGTCCGAGGCTCAGAAGCTGAACATCCCCGTTGTGGCTATCCTGGACACCAACTGTGACCCCGATGTTGTTGACTACCCGATCCCAGGCAACGACGACGCCATCCGCTCCACCGGTCTGCTCTCCCGCCTCATCTCCACCGCCGTGGCTGAAGGCAAGAAGGCACGTTCCGAGCGCGAACTCGCAGCCGCTAAAGAAGCAGCTGGCGACGCCGAAAAGGTAGAGGTAGCAGCCAAGGTTGAGGCAGCTGCTGAGGTTGTCGACGCCGCCGCTGACGCTGAGGCAAGCGCAGAAGCTGACGCCGCCACCGACACGGCCGCCGAATAA
- a CDS encoding murein hydrolase activator EnvC family protein, whose translation MRKIVIAALTALTLLVFPPPAIAYVDPTTGAPGPGRVLRAFDKPEHNWLPGHRGVDMQLEVGDTVRAADDGVVAFVGMVAGTPVVSIDHADGIRTTYQPVHARVAQGERVHAGQEIGTLAPPTDGWPGLHWGAKRGKDYLNPLSLLAEPHIRLKPVAA comes from the coding sequence ATGAGGAAAATAGTCATCGCCGCACTCACCGCCTTAACGCTCTTAGTTTTCCCGCCTCCCGCCATAGCCTATGTGGATCCGACCACGGGTGCCCCGGGTCCAGGACGGGTGTTGCGTGCTTTTGACAAGCCGGAACATAACTGGTTACCGGGTCACCGGGGCGTCGATATGCAGCTTGAGGTGGGCGACACAGTACGCGCCGCAGACGATGGCGTAGTGGCGTTTGTTGGCATGGTGGCGGGTACGCCAGTGGTGTCCATTGATCATGCGGATGGTATTCGCACCACCTACCAGCCGGTTCACGCCCGGGTTGCGCAGGGTGAGCGGGTTCATGCGGGTCAGGAGATCGGCACGCTGGCACCTCCGACGGACGGCTGGCCGGGTTTGCATTGGGGTGCGAAGCGCGGGAAGGATTACCTCAATCCCCTGAGCCTGCTTGCCGAACCGCACATCAGGCTCAAACCGGTCGCCGCCTGA
- a CDS encoding tyrosine recombinase XerC: MGESEAEAAHVKSTVPPSAVQLALEDYAEELALLRGKSPATIKGYTSDISTFIAQHPSWEDFTLLTMRQWLAQAAAEGKARTTLARRTAALKGFSTWAAKKGYVASDVAARLVTPKAGKHLPHVLKQKDAATLMDNAALTSEPEFLRDVAMLEVLYASGLRVSELCGLDVNSVDRSRGSAKVRGKGDKERVVPLGSVALEAIAAWENNGRGQLAAPGEQALFVGKRGARINPRQVQRVVKRAAAQAGLADTSPHGLRHSAATHMLEGGADLRVVQEMLGHSSLQTTQIYTHVSAQRLRDAYKNAHPRA, translated from the coding sequence ATGGGTGAGTCAGAAGCAGAGGCGGCACACGTGAAGTCCACGGTGCCGCCTTCTGCTGTTCAATTAGCGCTGGAAGACTACGCAGAGGAACTAGCGCTCCTGCGCGGCAAGTCGCCAGCAACAATCAAAGGCTACACATCTGACATCTCCACGTTTATCGCCCAGCATCCCTCGTGGGAGGACTTCACGCTGCTCACTATGCGGCAGTGGCTGGCACAGGCCGCAGCTGAAGGAAAAGCACGGACAACCCTGGCACGTCGTACAGCGGCGCTCAAAGGATTTTCCACTTGGGCGGCCAAAAAAGGATACGTGGCCAGCGATGTCGCCGCGCGCCTGGTCACCCCGAAGGCTGGGAAACACTTGCCGCACGTACTGAAACAGAAAGATGCGGCGACGCTGATGGATAACGCGGCGTTAACAAGCGAACCGGAGTTCTTGCGCGACGTTGCCATGCTAGAAGTGCTCTACGCGTCGGGGTTGCGAGTGTCCGAGCTATGCGGACTGGACGTCAACAGCGTGGATAGGTCGCGCGGCAGTGCCAAGGTCCGCGGCAAAGGTGACAAAGAGCGGGTGGTGCCGCTGGGATCTGTGGCGCTGGAGGCGATCGCGGCATGGGAAAATAACGGCCGTGGGCAGCTGGCCGCGCCGGGGGAGCAGGCGCTCTTTGTGGGCAAACGGGGCGCACGCATTAATCCCCGGCAGGTACAGCGCGTGGTGAAGCGCGCCGCCGCGCAGGCGGGGTTGGCGGACACGAGTCCGCATGGGCTTCGGCATAGCGCTGCCACGCACATGCTGGAGGGTGGTGCTGACCTGCGTGTTGTTCAGGAAATGCTGGGGCATTCCTCACTGCAGACCACGCAGATTTACACGCATGTGAGTGCGCAGCGGCTTCGCGACGCTTACAAAAACGCCCATCCTCGTGCTTAG
- the dprA gene encoding DNA-processing protein DprA, giving the protein MNENDRRRLAWAYLSRVVEGPNAHVQALLNAGHDVERIVWGIKHREEWIGEGLLRQTRSRWDWERSAEDLAAVSALGGRLVTPDDREWPHAEFDHAFGFAQSGKSEHARTYQEDAVQPHALWVRGGMLAGLCAHSVGVVGTRAISRYGMEATRLLVSGLVEHHWVIVSGGALGVDTVAHEQVIASGGATVVVSACGLDRVYPARNAGLFDRILALGGALVSEYPPGVAPARHRFLTRNRLVAALSQGVVVMEAGWRSGALNTLTWASGLGRVAMAVPGPITHINSLGCHERIKDGRAQLVASADDVRALLGAVGTLDSAEQYELQFAASPIQGLSRSEMRVFDALPAESSADETGLDAESVAQESGLPLPLTVHVLVDLAKRGLVVREGVMWRRG; this is encoded by the coding sequence ATGAATGAGAATGATCGCCGTAGGCTGGCGTGGGCGTACCTGTCGCGCGTGGTTGAGGGGCCGAATGCTCATGTACAGGCGCTTCTGAATGCTGGGCATGATGTGGAACGTATTGTGTGGGGGATTAAACACCGTGAGGAGTGGATCGGGGAGGGGCTGTTGCGTCAGACACGATCACGGTGGGACTGGGAACGCTCGGCCGAAGACCTTGCTGCCGTAAGCGCGCTGGGTGGTCGCTTGGTCACGCCGGATGATCGGGAATGGCCGCATGCGGAGTTTGATCATGCGTTTGGGTTCGCACAGTCGGGGAAGAGCGAACATGCCCGGACCTATCAGGAGGATGCGGTGCAGCCGCATGCGCTGTGGGTGCGGGGCGGAATGCTTGCGGGTTTGTGTGCCCATAGCGTTGGTGTGGTGGGCACTCGTGCTATCTCGCGGTATGGGATGGAGGCGACCAGGCTTCTGGTCTCGGGGTTGGTGGAACACCACTGGGTGATTGTGTCTGGTGGTGCGTTGGGTGTGGATACTGTTGCGCATGAGCAGGTCATTGCCTCGGGTGGTGCCACGGTGGTGGTGTCTGCATGTGGGCTTGATCGCGTGTACCCCGCACGGAATGCCGGGTTGTTTGACCGGATTTTGGCGTTAGGTGGAGCGTTGGTCAGCGAGTATCCTCCGGGGGTGGCTCCTGCGCGGCATCGGTTTCTCACGCGTAATCGCCTGGTGGCAGCCTTGTCACAGGGTGTGGTGGTCATGGAGGCCGGATGGCGTTCGGGCGCGTTGAATACGTTGACGTGGGCTAGCGGGCTTGGACGGGTGGCCATGGCGGTTCCCGGGCCGATTACACATATCAATTCCCTCGGCTGTCATGAGCGCATTAAGGATGGCCGTGCTCAGCTGGTGGCGTCGGCTGATGACGTGCGCGCACTGCTGGGCGCGGTGGGTACGTTGGATTCGGCTGAGCAGTATGAACTGCAGTTTGCGGCATCGCCGATCCAGGGGTTATCGCGGTCGGAGATGCGGGTCTTTGACGCGCTTCCTGCTGAGAGTTCCGCTGATGAGACGGGTTTAGATGCGGAAAGCGTTGCTCAGGAAAGCGGGTTGCCATTGCCGTTGACTGTGCATGTGCTTGTTGATTTGGCAAAACGCGGACTTGTCGTGCGGGAGGGCGTGATGTGGCGGCGGGGCTAG
- a CDS encoding YifB family Mg chelatase-like AAA ATPase, with protein MALGRALSAAIVGVTATIVDVEANVGPGLPRIQIVGLADTAISESRDRMKTAVANSQLHWPKTKVVVSLSPASMPKAGSHFDVAMCLAILTASSTDPLVRQRLSETVLLGEVGLDGSLRPVAGVLPVLMAARRAGLRRVIVPQGNAAEAALIDVPVDQKLGTPRMSVLAARSLAQIMGWVNDLVELPSAVSVAEAQGTGASESAAVPDMADVCGQPEARWAAEVAAAGGHHMMMVGPPGTGKSMIAARLPGLLPPLDAGQCVQATAVHSVAGGVFHGPVLVPPFVAPHYSVSRSALLGGGSGMPRPGAVSLAHHGVLFLDEASEIPASVLDSLRTPLEEGEVRLVRARHDVHFPARFQLVLAANPCPCGAEDPSSCRCLARVRMRHLSNISGPLRDRLDIFVHTRGVGAVLGHAGEESTASIRKRVVAARERSVARWSRAGVRARSNRDVDSQVLRREFPADDAAMALLAAYLGNGDVSQRGVDRMLKLAWTIADLAGASRPGLDHVAQAFELHGAPVEVAA; from the coding sequence ATGGCGCTTGGTAGAGCGCTATCGGCAGCGATCGTAGGGGTCACCGCAACCATCGTCGATGTGGAGGCCAATGTAGGGCCGGGACTGCCGCGCATCCAGATCGTTGGGCTCGCTGACACTGCTATTTCGGAATCCCGCGACCGCATGAAAACCGCCGTGGCCAACTCTCAACTGCACTGGCCAAAAACAAAGGTTGTGGTCAGCCTCTCGCCAGCATCCATGCCCAAAGCCGGTTCGCATTTCGACGTCGCCATGTGCCTGGCCATTCTCACCGCCAGCTCTACTGATCCGCTGGTTCGCCAGCGCCTCAGCGAGACGGTGCTGTTGGGTGAGGTCGGGCTGGACGGTTCGCTGCGGCCTGTGGCTGGGGTACTTCCCGTGCTGATGGCGGCACGCCGCGCCGGGTTGCGGCGCGTGATCGTCCCTCAGGGGAACGCTGCGGAGGCCGCGCTTATCGACGTCCCGGTGGACCAGAAACTGGGCACCCCGCGGATGTCTGTCCTGGCTGCCCGCAGCCTCGCACAGATTATGGGTTGGGTGAATGATCTCGTGGAATTGCCCAGTGCTGTAAGTGTCGCGGAGGCGCAAGGCACAGGGGCGTCGGAAAGTGCTGCGGTCCCGGACATGGCGGATGTGTGTGGTCAGCCTGAGGCGCGGTGGGCAGCGGAAGTTGCTGCCGCTGGCGGGCATCACATGATGATGGTCGGTCCGCCTGGTACGGGTAAGTCAATGATCGCGGCGCGGTTGCCTGGTCTTTTGCCGCCTCTTGATGCTGGGCAATGTGTGCAAGCTACGGCGGTGCATTCGGTCGCGGGTGGGGTGTTTCACGGTCCTGTACTTGTGCCGCCGTTTGTCGCTCCTCATTACAGTGTGTCGCGGTCGGCGCTACTCGGCGGTGGCAGTGGAATGCCCAGGCCCGGTGCGGTGAGTTTGGCGCATCATGGTGTGCTGTTTCTTGACGAGGCCAGTGAGATCCCCGCATCGGTGCTGGATAGTCTGCGTACTCCCTTGGAGGAGGGCGAGGTCCGGTTGGTGCGAGCCCGTCATGACGTGCATTTCCCGGCGCGGTTTCAACTGGTGTTGGCGGCTAATCCCTGTCCGTGTGGTGCGGAGGATCCCAGTTCGTGCAGATGCTTGGCGCGGGTTCGGATGCGCCACTTGTCCAATATTTCCGGACCGTTGCGGGATCGCCTGGATATTTTTGTGCATACCCGGGGTGTGGGTGCTGTGCTGGGACATGCGGGTGAGGAGTCCACGGCGTCGATAAGGAAGCGCGTGGTGGCGGCTCGTGAGCGGTCGGTTGCGCGCTGGTCGCGCGCGGGGGTGCGTGCACGTTCCAACAGAGATGTGGATTCGCAGGTCTTGCGGCGGGAGTTCCCGGCTGATGATGCCGCAATGGCCCTTCTTGCTGCCTACCTGGGCAATGGCGATGTAAGCCAGCGGGGTGTCGATCGGATGCTGAAGCTTGCCTGGACCATCGCCGATCTGGCGGGGGCGTCGCGTCCCGGGTTGGATCATGTGGCGCAGGCGTTTGAGCTTCACGGTGCCCCAGTGGAGGTGGCGGCATGA
- a CDS encoding YraN family protein: MAYAKHNLLLGCRGEELAAQYFENLGAEIVGRNVRYHCGELDVVARFPDGEVVFVEVKTRSSLDYGGAEAVTPEKLTKLRRAAAMWLQGKPYMPVRFDVLVVLMNGDDVNYEHYEGVTDGAW; this comes from the coding sequence ATGGCGTATGCCAAACATAACTTGTTGTTGGGATGCCGTGGCGAGGAGCTGGCGGCACAGTATTTTGAAAATCTAGGTGCGGAGATCGTGGGCCGCAACGTCCGGTACCATTGCGGCGAGCTTGATGTCGTGGCACGCTTCCCTGATGGGGAAGTAGTGTTCGTGGAAGTCAAAACACGCAGCAGCCTGGACTATGGTGGCGCGGAGGCGGTGACGCCAGAAAAATTGACTAAGCTGCGTCGGGCGGCGGCGATGTGGCTGCAGGGCAAGCCGTACATGCCTGTTCGTTTTGATGTTCTTGTGGTGCTCATGAACGGCGACGATGTGAACTACGAGCATTACGAAGGAGTCACCGATGGCGCTTGGTAG
- a CDS encoding DUF2469 domain-containing protein yields the protein MSAEELDNYEAEVELSLYREYRDVVSQFSYVVETERRFYLANGVELIPHSAHGEVYYEIRMSDAWVWDMYRSARFVRYVRVITYKDVNIEELDKPEMIIPK from the coding sequence GTGAGCGCTGAGGAACTCGACAACTACGAGGCCGAGGTTGAGCTGTCTCTGTATCGTGAATACCGGGATGTGGTGAGCCAATTCTCTTACGTGGTGGAAACGGAGCGCCGCTTCTATTTGGCCAATGGGGTGGAGTTAATTCCGCACAGTGCGCACGGCGAGGTGTATTACGAAATTCGCATGTCAGACGCGTGGGTGTGGGATATGTACCGTTCGGCGCGTTTTGTGCGTTACGTCCGAGTGATTACATATAAGGACGTCAATATTGAAGAATTAGACAAACCGGAGATGATCATTCCGAAGTAG
- a CDS encoding ribonuclease HII codes for MRTVRTLKQLRTYEVTLSKSGLGPVAGVDEAGRGACAGPIAIAACILPDHPITDLAELTDSKKLTARQRQRLFPLVKNHALSWAVVLVSAQDIDAHGIQDANVSGMRRAVAALDTRPGFVLVDALRIPGFPVPSLPIIGGDSRARCIAAASVLAKQTRDNLMMELDSRYPAYGFAAHKGYGTVSHMDAVRRHGACPEHRYSYSNVAAAHSEWEQSCV; via the coding sequence ATCCGCACGGTGCGTACGTTAAAGCAGCTCCGTACGTACGAGGTCACCCTATCCAAGAGTGGTCTCGGCCCGGTCGCGGGGGTTGATGAGGCGGGTCGGGGTGCCTGCGCCGGTCCTATTGCTATCGCCGCATGCATCTTGCCGGATCACCCGATCACAGATCTGGCGGAACTCACCGATTCTAAAAAACTCACAGCACGCCAGCGCCAGCGCCTTTTCCCGCTGGTGAAGAACCACGCGCTGTCATGGGCCGTGGTGCTGGTCTCCGCACAGGACATTGATGCCCACGGCATCCAGGACGCCAACGTTTCCGGCATGCGGCGTGCGGTGGCCGCGCTGGATACCCGGCCCGGGTTCGTGCTTGTTGACGCCCTGCGCATCCCAGGTTTTCCAGTACCTTCACTGCCCATCATCGGCGGCGATTCGCGTGCTCGTTGCATTGCTGCGGCGAGCGTGTTGGCAAAACAAACCCGTGACAATCTGATGATGGAATTAGATTCACGCTACCCGGCCTATGGGTTTGCTGCACATAAGGGGTACGGCACGGTTTCTCATATGGATGCGGTGCGCCGTCACGGTGCGTGCCCAGAACATCGCTATAGTTATTCAAATGTGGCTGCTGCTCATTCGGAGTGGGAGCAAAGTTGCGTTTAG
- the lepB gene encoding signal peptidase I yields the protein MTDSNDNFRVDSSRADDRHDDDRDAGRKKNKRGDDGRRQLPWYIEIPVVVFTTILIIGLLHTFVGRLYVIPSESMEPTLHGCSGCTGDRIYVEKISYRFGSPKPGDVVVFAGTESWNANYDSRRSSNPLIRGLQNLGSMVGVVAPDQNDLVKRVIATGGQTVECQAGDTGVKVNGKVIDSSYTLQPPAYPVDQSTGSEACGGPYFGPVKVPEGNVFVMGDNRTNSADSRYHMADQYQGTIPEKNIVGKVVAIALPLGRMGLVDDPDIQH from the coding sequence GTGACTGACTCGAACGATAACTTTCGCGTAGACAGCAGCCGGGCTGATGATCGCCACGACGATGACCGCGATGCTGGTCGTAAGAAGAATAAGCGGGGGGACGATGGCCGTCGGCAGCTGCCGTGGTACATCGAGATCCCCGTCGTGGTGTTCACCACCATCCTGATCATTGGGTTGCTGCACACGTTTGTTGGTCGCCTGTATGTTATTCCGAGTGAGTCGATGGAACCTACGCTGCACGGGTGTAGTGGTTGCACAGGCGACCGCATTTATGTGGAGAAAATTTCGTATCGTTTCGGCAGCCCGAAGCCGGGGGATGTGGTGGTGTTTGCAGGCACCGAGTCGTGGAATGCTAACTACGATTCACGCCGCTCCTCCAACCCTCTGATTCGTGGTCTGCAGAACCTCGGGTCTATGGTGGGGGTTGTCGCGCCGGATCAGAATGACCTGGTCAAGCGCGTTATTGCGACTGGTGGTCAGACAGTGGAATGCCAAGCTGGGGATACGGGCGTGAAAGTCAATGGCAAAGTGATTGATTCTTCCTACACGCTGCAGCCGCCCGCCTACCCGGTGGATCAGTCCACCGGGTCGGAAGCATGTGGTGGTCCCTACTTCGGCCCCGTGAAGGTGCCTGAAGGGAATGTCTTTGTGATGGGCGACAACCGCACTAATTCTGCGGATTCCCGCTATCACATGGCCGACCAGTACCAGGGCACCATCCCCGAGAAGAACATTGTGGGCAAGGTTGTAGCCATTGCGCTTCCGCTTGGCCGAATGGGCCTAGTGGACGACCCAGATATTCAGCACTAA
- the rplS gene encoding 50S ribosomal protein L19, with protein sequence MNILDKVDAAQLRDDIPKFRPGDTVNVHVKVIEGDKSRIQVFKGVVIRRQNGGIRETFTVRKISFGIGVERTFPVHSPNIDKIEVVSRGKVRRAKLYYLRNLRGKAAKIKEYREQ encoded by the coding sequence ATGAACATTCTGGATAAGGTCGATGCCGCACAGTTGCGCGACGATATTCCGAAATTCCGCCCCGGCGACACTGTGAACGTTCACGTGAAGGTCATTGAGGGTGACAAGTCCCGTATTCAGGTTTTCAAGGGTGTTGTTATCCGCCGTCAGAACGGTGGCATCCGTGAGACCTTTACGGTTCGTAAGATTTCTTTCGGTATTGGTGTGGAGCGTACTTTCCCGGTGCACTCACCCAACATTGACAAGATTGAGGTTGTCTCCCGCGGTAAGGTTCGCCGCGCTAAGCTGTACTACCTGCGTAATCTGCGTGGTAAGGCAGCCAAGATCAAGGAATACCGCGAGCAGTAG